In Dasypus novemcinctus isolate mDasNov1 chromosome 10, mDasNov1.1.hap2, whole genome shotgun sequence, one DNA window encodes the following:
- the GANAB gene encoding neutral alpha-glucosidase AB isoform X3 has protein sequence MAAVAAVAARRRRPCAALVLACLGVCLGVTLAVDRSNFKTCEESSFCKRQRSIQPGLSPYRALLDSLQLGPDALTVHLINEVTKVMLVLELQGLQKNMTRIRIDELEPRRPRYRVTDVLVADPPTAGLSVSGRDDNSVELTVAEGPYKIILTAQPFRLDLLEDRSLLLSVNARGLLEFEHQRAPRVSQGSKDPAEGDGAQPEETPGDDDKAKETQGKAEKDEPGAWEETFKTHTDSKPYGPMSVGLDFSLPGMEHVYGIPEHADNLRLKVTEGGEPYRLYNLDVFQYELYNPMALYGSVPVLLAHNPHRDLGIFWLNAAETWVDISSNTAGKTLFGKMLDYLQGSGETPQTDVHWMSESGIIDVFLLLGPSVSDVFRQYASLTGTQALPPLFSLGYHQSRWNYRDEADVLEVDQGFDDHNLPCDVIWLDIEHADGKRYFTWDPSRFPQPLTMLEHLASKRRKLVTIVDPHIKVDSGYRVHEELRNQGLYVKTRDGLDYEGWCWPGSASYPDFTDPRMRAWWANMFSFDNYEGSAPNLFVWNDMNEPSVFNGPEVTMLKDAQHHGGWEHRDVHNIYGFYVHMATADGLVQRSGGVERPFVLSRAFFAGSQRFGAVWTGDNSAEWDHLKISIPMCLSLGLVGISFCGADVGGFFKNPEPELLVRWYQVGAYHPFFRAHAHLDTGRREPWLLPSQYRDVIQDALVQRYSLLPFWYTLFYQAHREGIPVMRPLWVQYPQDVTTFSIDDQFLLGDALLVHPVTDSGAHGVQVYLPGQGEVWYDTQSYQKHHGPQTLYLPVTISSIPVFQRGGTIVPRWMRVRRSSECMKDDPITLFVALSLQGTAQGELFLDDGHSFSYQTHHKFLLRRFSFSGNTLVSSSADPQGHFETPAWIERVVIIGAGKPAAVVLQAEGFPESRLSFQHDPETSVLILRKPGVKVASDWSIHLR, from the exons ATGGCGGCGGTAGCGGCAGTGGCGGCGCGTAGGAGGCG GCCTTGCGCAGCTTTGGTACTGGCCTGTTTAGGGGTTTGCTTGGGAGTTACCCTTGCTGTGGATAGAAGCAACTTTAAGACCTGTGAAGAGAGTTCCTTCTGCAA GCGGCAGCGAAGCATACAGCCAGGCCTCTCTCCATACCGAGCCTTGCTGGACTCTCTGCAGCTTGGTCCTGATGCCCTCACAGTCCATCTGATCAACGAGGTCACCAAG GTGATGCTGGTGCTAGAGCTCCAGGGGCTTCAAAAGAACATGACTCGGATCAGAATTGATGAACTGGAGCCCCGGCGGCCCCGATACCGTGTGACAGACGTGTTGGTGGCTGATCCCCCCACAGCTGG GCTTTCTGTCTCTGGCCGTGACGACAACAGTGTGGAGCTAACAGTGGCTGAGGGACCCTATAAAATCATCTTGACGGCACAGCCATTCCGCCTTGACCTGCTGGAGGACCGCAGCCTTCTGCTCAGTGTCAATGCCCGAGGACTCTTGGAATTTGAGCACCAGAGAGCCCCCAGGGTCTC GCAAGGATCAAAAGACCCAGCTGAGGGCGATGGGGCCCAGCCCGAGGAAACACCTGGGGATGATGACAAGGCAA AGGAAACCcaggggaaggcagagaaagaTGAGCCAGGAGCCTGGGAGGAGACATTCAAAACTCACACTGACAGCAAGCCGTATG GCCCCATGTCTGTAGGTTTGGACTTCTCTCTGCCAGGGATGGAGCATGTATATGGGATCCCCGAGCATGCAGACAACCTGAGGCTGAAGGTCACTGA GGGTGGGGAGCCGTATCGCCTCTACAATCTGGATGTGTTTCAGTATGAGCTGTACAACCCCATGGCCCTGTATGGGTCTGTGCCTGTGCTCCTGGCACACAACCCTCATCGGGACTTGGGCATCTTCTGGCTCAATGCTGCAGAGACCTGGGTTGACATCTCTTCTAACACTGCAGGGAAG ACCCTTTTTGGGAAGATGCTGGACTACCTGCAGGGCTCCGGGGAGACCCCACAGACAGATGTTCACTGGATGTCAGAGAGTGGCATCATTGATGTCTTCCTACTGCTTGGACCCTCTGTCTCAGATGTCTTCCGGCAGTACGCAAGTCTGACAG GGACCCAGGCATTGCCCCCGCTCTTCTCCCTCGGCTACCACCAGAGCCGCTGGAACTACCGGGATGAGGCTGATGTTCTGGAAGTGGATCAGGGCTTTGATGATCACAACCTACCCTGCGACGTCATCTGGCTGGACATTGAGCATGCTGATGGCAAGCGTTACTTCACCTGGGACCCCAGCCGCTTTCCCCAGCCCCTCACCATGCTTGAGCACTTGGCCTCCAAGCGACGGAAG CTGGTGACCATTGTGGATCCCCACATCAAGGTGGACTCTGGCTACCGTGTACATGAAGAGCTGCGGAACCAGGGGCTGTATGTTAAGACCCGTGATGGCTTAGATTACGAGGGCTGGTGCTGGCCAG gctcagctagTTACCCTGACTTCACTGATCCCAGGATGAGGGCCTGGTGGGCTAATATGTTCAGCTTTGACAATTATGAG GGCTCTGCTCCCAACCTCTTTGTCTGGAATGACATGAATGAACCATCTGTGTTCAATGGCCCTGAGGTCACCATGCTCAAGGATGCCCAGCATCACGGGGGCTGGGAGCACCGGGATGTGCATAACATTTATGGATTCTACGTG caCATGGCGACTgctgatgggctggtgcagcgcTCTGGAGGCGTAGAACGTCCCTTCGTCCTGAGCAGGGCTTTCTTCGCTGGCTCCCAGCGCTTTG GAGCTGTGTGGACAGGGGATAACTCTGCTGAATGGGACCATTTGAAGATCTCTATCCCTATGTGTCTGAGCTTGGGACTagtgggaatttccttctgtggag cGGATGTGGGTGGTTTCTTCAAAAACCCGGAGCCAGAGCTGCTTGTGCGCTGGTACCAGGTGGGTGCCTACCATCCGTTCTTCCGAGCACATGCCCACTTGGACACCGGGCGGCGGGAGCCGTGGCTGTTACCGTCTCAGTACCGTGACGTAATCCAAGATGCGTTGGTCCAGCGATATTCCTTGCTACCTTTCTGGTACACCCTCTTCTATCAGGCCCATCGTGAAGGGATTCCTGTCATGAG GCCACTGTGGGTACAGTATCCTCAGGATGTGACCACCTTCAGTATAGATGATCAGTTCCTGCTTG GGGATGCGCTGCTGGTTCACCCTGTAACAGATTCTGGGGCCCATGGCGTGCAGGTCTATCTGCCTGGACAAGGGGAG GTGTGGTACGACACTCAGAGCTATCAGAAGCATCATGGTCCCCAAACCCTGTATCTGCCTGTAACTATAAGCAGT ATCCCTGTGTTCCAGCGTGGCGGAACAATCGTGCCTCGATGGATGCGAGTGCGGCGTTCCTCAGAATGTATGAAGGATGACCCGATCACGCTCTTCGTTGCGCTCAGCCTCCAG GGTACAGCCCAAGGAGAGCTCTTTCTGGATGATGGACACTCGTTCAGCTATCAGACTCACCATAAGTTCCTGCTGCGACGGTTCTCATTTTCTGGCAATACCCTTGTGTCCAG CTCAGCAGACCCCCAAGGCCACTTTGAGACACCAGCCTGGATTGAGCGAGTGGTGATAATCGGGGCTGGAAAGCCAGCAGCCGTGGTACTCCAGGCAGAAG GATTTCCTGAAAGCCGCCTGTCCTTCCAGCATGACCCTGAGACCTCTGTACTGATTCTGCGTAAGCCTGGCGTCAAGGTGGCATCCGACTGGAGTATTCACCTGCGATAA